A region of Streptomyces sp. R44 DNA encodes the following proteins:
- the tig gene encoding trigger factor translates to MKSAVETLNPTRVRLTVEVPFEELKDSLDAAYKKINQQVTVKGFRKGKIPARVIDQRFGRGAVLEEAVNDALPKFYTEAVNEAEVNPLGQPEVDITELKDGELLAFTAEVDIRPTIEIPDYSGIEVTVDAVEVTDEDVEKSVEQLRERFASTSPVERAAQDGDVVTIDLEAKVDGEVLPDGVASDVSYTIGSGELLDGIDEAVKGLEAGGEATFTSQLKGGSAEGKDAEVTVKVTTVAARELPELDDEFAQLASEFDTLDELKADSRKRLENMKQFDQATQAQERVLDELLKLVEVPMPEKLLEDEINTRKHNLEHHQLGQMGLDLAKYLEIQGKTEEEFLAETKEQAEKGIKTQFILDELVNKEKLDVSREELTEHLFRRAASSGMSPDQFAQAVAQQGQVPMLVGEVARGKALAVVVEAATVKDTNGEVVDLSDDEDEVVEAAAEAVEAVTGEAEVSEDK, encoded by the coding sequence GTGAAGAGCGCCGTGGAGACCCTGAACCCGACCCGGGTTCGGCTCACTGTCGAGGTGCCCTTCGAGGAGCTCAAGGACAGCCTCGACGCGGCGTACAAGAAGATCAACCAGCAGGTCACGGTCAAGGGCTTCCGTAAGGGCAAGATCCCGGCTCGCGTGATCGACCAGCGGTTCGGCCGCGGCGCCGTGCTGGAGGAGGCCGTCAACGACGCGCTCCCGAAGTTCTACACCGAGGCCGTCAACGAGGCCGAGGTCAACCCGCTCGGCCAGCCCGAGGTCGACATCACCGAGCTGAAGGACGGCGAGCTGCTGGCCTTCACCGCCGAGGTCGACATCCGCCCGACGATCGAGATCCCGGACTACTCCGGCATCGAGGTCACCGTCGACGCGGTCGAGGTCACCGACGAGGACGTCGAGAAGTCCGTGGAGCAGCTCCGCGAGCGCTTCGCCTCGACCTCCCCGGTCGAGCGCGCCGCCCAGGACGGCGACGTCGTCACCATCGACCTCGAGGCCAAGGTCGACGGCGAGGTCCTGCCCGACGGTGTCGCCTCGGACGTCTCGTACACCATCGGGTCCGGCGAGCTCCTCGACGGCATCGACGAGGCCGTCAAGGGCCTGGAGGCCGGCGGCGAGGCCACCTTCACCTCGCAGCTGAAGGGCGGCTCCGCCGAGGGCAAGGATGCGGAGGTCACCGTCAAGGTCACCACCGTCGCCGCCCGTGAGCTCCCCGAGCTCGACGACGAGTTCGCGCAGCTGGCGTCGGAGTTCGACACCCTCGACGAGCTCAAGGCCGACAGCCGCAAGCGCCTCGAGAACATGAAGCAGTTCGACCAGGCCACCCAGGCCCAGGAGCGCGTCCTCGACGAGCTCCTCAAGCTGGTCGAGGTCCCGATGCCCGAGAAGCTTCTCGAGGACGAGATCAACACCCGCAAGCACAACCTGGAGCACCACCAGCTCGGCCAGATGGGCCTCGACCTCGCGAAGTACCTGGAGATCCAGGGCAAGACCGAGGAAGAGTTCCTGGCCGAGACCAAGGAGCAGGCCGAGAAGGGCATCAAGACGCAGTTCATCCTCGATGAGCTCGTCAACAAGGAGAAGCTCGACGTCTCCCGCGAGGAGCTCACCGAGCACCTGTTCCGCCGTGCCGCCTCCTCCGGCATGAGCCCCGACCAGTTCGCCCAGGCCGTGGCCCAGCAGGGCCAGGTGCCGATGCTCGTCGGCGAGGTCGCCCGCGGCAAGGCCCTCGCGGTCGTCGTCGAGGCCGCCACGGTCAAGGACACCAACGGTGAGGTCGTCGACCTCTCGGACGACGAGGACGAGGTCGTCGAGGCCGCCGC
- a CDS encoding PP2C family protein-serine/threonine phosphatase, producing MGQRAGVNTYAARTRRRVRRARVALRRSAVDYFRGDGADWLAFAGLLLMIPAIACGTLLDPVWCAPAALVLPIVAGGLLLRPASLLGLYAAAAGALIVESVVLGPYTQGPARVTPGTVLVVAACGLFGLLIAQFRARVGVPWRRGGTMLFDLRERIRVQSALPRLPQGWHREMALRPAGGQSFSGDFVVAARTHGGRTLEVVLTDVSGKGMDAASRSLLLSGAFGGLLGSLPPHGFLPAANGYLLRQNWDEGFATSIHLVLDLESGDYELFSAGHLPALQLHAGSGRWEEKAADGPLLGVYDGAEFHPVKGSLRPGDVLMLFTDGLVEAADRDIAEGIDRLTGEADRCVAEGFEGVAWHLIEAVAKDVNDDRALLLLSRPA from the coding sequence ATGGGACAGCGCGCCGGAGTGAACACGTACGCGGCCCGGACACGCAGGCGCGTGCGCCGGGCCCGCGTCGCGCTGCGCAGATCCGCCGTCGACTACTTCCGCGGCGACGGCGCCGACTGGCTCGCCTTCGCCGGACTCCTCCTGATGATCCCCGCCATCGCGTGCGGGACCCTCCTCGACCCCGTCTGGTGCGCCCCCGCCGCCCTCGTCCTGCCCATCGTGGCCGGCGGCCTGCTGCTCCGCCCCGCCAGCCTGCTCGGTCTGTACGCGGCGGCCGCCGGCGCCCTCATCGTCGAGTCCGTCGTCCTCGGCCCGTACACCCAGGGCCCCGCCAGGGTCACCCCCGGCACCGTCCTGGTCGTCGCCGCCTGCGGACTCTTCGGGCTGCTCATCGCCCAGTTCCGGGCCCGGGTCGGCGTGCCCTGGCGGCGCGGCGGCACCATGCTCTTCGACCTGCGCGAGCGCATCCGCGTCCAGAGCGCCCTGCCCCGGCTCCCCCAGGGCTGGCACCGCGAGATGGCACTGCGCCCGGCCGGCGGCCAGTCCTTCTCGGGCGACTTCGTCGTCGCCGCCCGCACCCACGGCGGACGCACCCTGGAGGTCGTCCTCACCGACGTGTCCGGCAAGGGCATGGACGCGGCCTCCCGCTCCCTGCTGCTCTCCGGCGCCTTCGGCGGCCTCCTCGGCTCCCTCCCGCCGCACGGCTTCCTCCCGGCGGCCAACGGCTACCTCCTCCGCCAGAACTGGGACGAGGGCTTCGCCACCTCGATCCACCTCGTCCTCGACCTGGAGTCCGGCGACTACGAGCTCTTCTCCGCCGGCCATCTGCCCGCCCTCCAGCTCCACGCGGGCAGCGGCCGCTGGGAGGAGAAGGCCGCCGACGGGCCCCTCCTCGGCGTCTACGACGGGGCGGAGTTCCACCCGGTCAAGGGCTCGCTGCGGCCCGGCGACGTCCTGATGCTCTTCACCGACGGCCTGGTGGAGGCCGCCGACCGGGACATCGCCGAGGGCATCGACCGCCTGACCGGCGAGGCCGACCGCTGCGTCGCCGAGGGCTTCGAGGGCGTCGCCTGGCACCTGATCGAAGCCGTCGCCAAGGACGTCAACGACGACCGGGCCCTGCTGCTCCTCTCCCGCCCCGCCTGA
- a CDS encoding GNAT family N-acetyltransferase codes for MTTELRVLDPSEWDRWYGVLELAFGGVPEAPEERQLWRDLTEFDRSLGAWDGELCVGTAGAFSFLLTVPGGASVPAAGVTMVSVAGTHRRRGILTSMMRRQLDDLRAAGECLAVLTASEPAIYGRFGYGVGSYATKATIDTNRVRLAVPEGVEGVSLRRADLRESSAACEAVYAKLVPARPGMLARRPGWERLPLLDPAGDREGASPRLCVLAERDGDVVGFAHYAVKVDWSSAGADGSVGVHQVMGLDPVAEAALWRFLCSVDLTSSVRVHSRPVDDGWQHLVSDVRRCEPTLRDVLHVRLVEVGAALEARTYQAPVDVVFEVEDAFCPWNAGRWRLTGDAKGAVCVRTGDAPDLALTVRELGAAYLGGTSLVSLAAAGRVRELREGALVEASVAFGSPVAPWLPHGF; via the coding sequence ATGACGACTGAACTGCGGGTTCTCGACCCGTCGGAGTGGGACCGCTGGTACGGGGTGCTGGAGCTCGCGTTCGGAGGCGTGCCGGAGGCGCCGGAGGAGCGGCAGCTGTGGCGTGATCTGACCGAGTTCGACCGTTCCCTGGGTGCTTGGGACGGTGAGCTGTGCGTGGGTACGGCGGGGGCGTTCAGCTTTCTGCTCACGGTGCCGGGCGGGGCGTCGGTCCCGGCGGCCGGGGTCACGATGGTGAGCGTGGCGGGGACGCACCGGCGGCGCGGGATCCTGACCTCGATGATGCGGCGGCAGCTGGACGACCTGCGGGCGGCGGGCGAGTGCCTGGCGGTGCTCACGGCCTCGGAGCCGGCGATCTACGGGCGGTTCGGCTACGGCGTCGGCTCGTACGCGACGAAGGCCACCATCGACACGAACCGGGTGCGGCTCGCCGTGCCGGAGGGTGTGGAAGGGGTCTCCCTGCGCCGGGCCGACCTGAGGGAGTCCTCCGCGGCCTGCGAGGCGGTGTACGCGAAGCTCGTGCCGGCGCGGCCCGGGATGCTCGCGCGGCGGCCCGGATGGGAGCGGCTGCCGCTGCTCGACCCGGCGGGCGACCGGGAGGGCGCGTCGCCGCGGCTCTGCGTGCTCGCGGAGCGGGACGGGGACGTCGTGGGCTTCGCGCACTACGCGGTCAAGGTGGACTGGTCCTCCGCGGGGGCCGACGGGTCCGTGGGCGTGCACCAGGTGATGGGACTCGATCCGGTGGCCGAGGCGGCGCTGTGGCGGTTCCTCTGCTCGGTGGACCTGACCTCGTCGGTACGGGTCCACAGCCGGCCCGTGGACGACGGCTGGCAGCACCTGGTGAGCGACGTACGGCGGTGCGAGCCGACGCTCCGGGACGTGCTGCACGTGCGGCTCGTGGAGGTGGGCGCGGCGCTGGAGGCGCGCACGTATCAGGCGCCGGTGGACGTGGTGTTCGAGGTGGAGGACGCGTTCTGTCCGTGGAACGCGGGGCGGTGGCGGCTCACGGGGGACGCGAAGGGGGCGGTCTGTGTCCGTACCGGAGACGCGCCCGATCTCGCGCTGACCGTGCGAGAGTTGGGGGCGGCGTACCTGGGCGGGACCTCGCTGGTGTCGCTGGCGGCGGCCGGGCGGGTGCGGGAGCTGCGCGAGGGGGCGCTGGTCGAGGCGTCCGTGGCTTTCGGGTCCCCCGTCGCGCCGTGGTTGCCGCACGGGTTCTAG
- a CDS encoding Fpg/Nei family DNA glycosylase, with amino-acid sequence MPEGHTIHRLAADHRERFGGRPVRVSSPQGKFADSAALLDGTTLETTEAHGKHLFLGFPGEEWIHIHLGLFGKVNFGDAPVPPPTDTVRLRLANPDSYVDLRGPTTCALITDAEKQAIHARLGPDPLREDDDRTRAWHRISKSRTTVAALLMDQKVIAGVGNVYRAEVLFRHGIDPYRAGRDLAAGEWNAIWEDLAVLMREGVRLNRIDTVRPEHTPEAMGRPPRVDDHGGEVYVYRRAQMPCHICGDEIRTADLAGRNLFWCPRCQSA; translated from the coding sequence ATGCCCGAGGGGCACACCATCCACCGGCTGGCCGCCGACCACCGCGAGCGGTTCGGCGGCCGGCCCGTGCGCGTCTCCAGCCCCCAGGGCAAGTTCGCCGACTCGGCGGCCCTGCTCGACGGGACGACCCTGGAGACGACGGAGGCCCACGGAAAGCACCTCTTCCTGGGCTTCCCCGGCGAGGAATGGATCCACATCCACCTGGGCCTCTTCGGGAAGGTGAACTTCGGCGACGCCCCGGTCCCGCCGCCCACGGACACCGTCCGGCTGCGCCTCGCGAACCCCGACTCGTACGTGGACCTGCGCGGACCCACCACCTGCGCCCTGATCACGGACGCCGAGAAGCAGGCGATACACGCCCGCCTCGGCCCGGACCCGCTCCGCGAGGACGACGACCGGACGAGGGCCTGGCACCGGATCTCGAAGTCCCGCACGACCGTCGCCGCCCTCCTCATGGACCAGAAGGTCATCGCCGGCGTCGGCAACGTCTACCGCGCCGAGGTCCTCTTCCGGCACGGCATCGACCCGTACCGCGCGGGCAGGGACCTCGCGGCGGGGGAGTGGAACGCGATCTGGGAGGACCTGGCGGTCCTCATGCGCGAAGGCGTCCGCCTCAACCGCATCGACACGGTCCGCCCCGAACACACCCCCGAGGCCATGGGCCGCCCGCCCCGCGTGGACGACCACGGCGGCGAGGTCTACGTCTACCGCCGAGCCCAGATGCCCTGCCACATCTGCGGCGACGAGATCCGCACGGCCGACCTCGCCGGCCGCAACCTCTTCTGGTGCCCGCGCTGCCAGAGCGCCTAG
- a CDS encoding ribose-5-phosphate isomerase: protein MRVYIGSDHAGFELKNHLVEWLTAHGHEPVDCGPHIYDALDDYPPFCLRAAEKTAADPDSLGIVIGGSGNGEQIAANKVKGVRAALAWSEQTAALGREHNNANVISVGGRMHTQEEATKFVEIFLNTPYSGDERHTRRIDMLSKYETTGELPPIPAHHPQEPTA from the coding sequence ATGCGCGTCTATATCGGTTCCGACCACGCCGGCTTTGAACTAAAGAACCACCTCGTCGAGTGGCTCACGGCACACGGCCACGAGCCCGTCGACTGCGGTCCCCACATCTACGACGCCCTCGACGACTACCCGCCGTTCTGCCTGCGTGCCGCCGAGAAGACGGCCGCGGACCCGGACAGCCTGGGCATCGTCATCGGCGGCTCCGGCAACGGCGAGCAGATCGCCGCGAACAAGGTGAAGGGGGTGCGCGCCGCCCTCGCCTGGAGCGAGCAGACCGCCGCCCTCGGCCGCGAGCACAACAACGCCAACGTGATCTCCGTCGGTGGCCGGATGCACACCCAGGAAGAGGCGACCAAGTTCGTCGAGATCTTCCTGAACACCCCGTACTCCGGTGACGAGCGTCACACCCGCCGGATCGACATGCTGTCGAAGTACGAGACCACCGGCGAGCTCCCCCCGATCCCCGCGCACCACCCGCAGGAGCCGACCGCCTGA
- a CDS encoding amino acid permease — protein sequence MNTQPTLTKDGQETGTTGPAQSSDGLKAGLKNRHLSMIAIGGVIGAGLFVGSGSGIAAAGPAILLSYALVGAMVVFVMRMLGEMAAARPASGSFSTYADQALGRWAGFSIGWLYWFFWVVVLAVEATAGAKILESWIPAVPQWGWALIVMVVLTATNLGSVASYGEFEFWFAGIKVVAIGAFVVIGLLAVFGVLPGSDNPGAGFAHLTDSGGFFPMGAGAVLTGVLMVVFSFMGSEIVTLAAGESEDPQKAVTKATNSVIWRIGVFYLGSIFVVLTLLPWNDKSIVDKGSYVAALDSIGIPHAGQIMNVIVLTAVLSCLNSGLYTASRMAFSLGRRGDAPKAFARTNKRGVPTAAILGSVVFGFVAVFFNYKWPDTVFAFLLNSSGAVALFVWLVICVTQLRMRGIILRESPEKLVVKMWLFPYLTWATIAMIVSVLGYMVYDGGSNREQVVLSLLVAALVIAIALVRQRLGKNTTPAEELERV from the coding sequence ATGAACACGCAACCGACCCTGACGAAGGACGGCCAGGAGACCGGTACCACCGGGCCCGCGCAGTCCTCCGACGGCCTCAAGGCCGGGCTCAAGAACCGCCATCTGTCGATGATCGCGATCGGCGGCGTCATCGGCGCCGGTCTCTTCGTCGGCTCCGGTTCCGGCATCGCCGCGGCCGGCCCCGCCATCCTCCTCTCGTACGCGCTCGTCGGCGCCATGGTCGTCTTCGTGATGCGGATGCTCGGCGAGATGGCCGCCGCCCGGCCTGCCTCCGGCTCCTTCTCCACCTACGCGGACCAGGCCCTGGGCCGCTGGGCCGGTTTCAGCATCGGCTGGCTGTACTGGTTCTTCTGGGTCGTCGTCCTCGCCGTCGAGGCCACCGCGGGCGCCAAGATCCTGGAGAGCTGGATCCCGGCCGTTCCGCAGTGGGGCTGGGCGCTCATCGTGATGGTGGTGCTCACCGCCACCAACCTGGGCTCCGTCGCCTCGTACGGCGAGTTCGAGTTCTGGTTCGCCGGCATCAAGGTCGTCGCCATCGGCGCCTTCGTCGTCATCGGTCTGCTCGCGGTCTTCGGCGTGCTGCCCGGCTCGGACAACCCGGGCGCCGGATTCGCGCACCTCACCGACAGCGGGGGCTTCTTCCCGATGGGTGCGGGCGCGGTCCTCACCGGTGTGCTGATGGTCGTCTTCTCGTTCATGGGCAGCGAGATCGTCACGCTCGCCGCCGGCGAGTCGGAGGACCCGCAGAAGGCCGTCACCAAGGCCACCAACAGCGTGATCTGGCGCATCGGCGTCTTCTACCTGGGCTCGATCTTCGTCGTCCTGACGCTGCTGCCGTGGAACGACAAGTCGATCGTCGACAAGGGCTCGTACGTCGCCGCCCTCGACTCCATCGGCATCCCGCACGCCGGCCAGATCATGAACGTGATCGTCCTGACGGCCGTCCTGTCCTGCCTGAACTCGGGCCTCTACACCGCCTCCCGCATGGCGTTCTCGCTCGGCCGGCGCGGTGACGCGCCGAAGGCCTTCGCGCGGACCAACAAGCGGGGCGTGCCGACCGCCGCGATCCTCGGCTCGGTCGTCTTCGGCTTCGTCGCGGTCTTCTTCAACTACAAGTGGCCCGACACCGTCTTCGCCTTCCTGCTGAACTCCTCCGGCGCGGTCGCGCTCTTCGTCTGGCTGGTCATCTGCGTGACCCAGCTGCGGATGCGCGGCATCATCCTGCGCGAGTCGCCGGAGAAGCTGGTCGTGAAGATGTGGCTGTTCCCGTACCTGACGTGGGCGACGATCGCCATGATCGTCTCGGTGCTCGGCTACATGGTCTACGACGGCGGCAGCAACCGGGAGCAGGTCGTGCTGTCCCTGCTCGTCGCCGCGCTCGTGATCGCGATCGCGCTGGTCCGCCAGCGGCTCGGCAAGAACACCACCCCCGCCGAGGAGCTCGAGCGCGTGTAG
- a CDS encoding biotin transporter BioY codes for MSTAAAPVRSLRAGTVLADLIPASRARDIALVVGGAALTGLAAQISVPVPGSPVPVSGQTFAALLVGTALGARRGFLALALYAVAGMAGVPWFAQASSGYGMPSFGYILGMLLASTVVGALARRGADRSVLRTAGAMVLGSALIYAVGVPYLALATGMTLGQAVAAGLTPFLIGDALKAALAMGALPAAWKLVGRKG; via the coding sequence ATGAGCACCGCCGCCGCCCCCGTCCGCTCCCTCCGGGCGGGCACCGTCCTCGCCGACCTCATCCCGGCGAGTCGCGCCCGCGACATCGCCCTGGTCGTCGGCGGCGCCGCCCTCACCGGCCTCGCCGCGCAGATCTCGGTCCCGGTCCCCGGCTCCCCGGTCCCGGTCTCCGGCCAGACCTTCGCCGCCCTGCTCGTCGGCACCGCGCTCGGCGCCCGCCGCGGCTTCCTCGCCCTCGCCCTGTACGCGGTCGCGGGCATGGCGGGCGTCCCGTGGTTCGCGCAGGCCTCCTCGGGCTACGGCATGCCCTCCTTCGGCTACATCCTCGGCATGCTCCTCGCCTCGACCGTCGTCGGCGCCCTCGCCCGCCGCGGCGCCGACCGCTCCGTGCTCCGCACCGCCGGCGCGATGGTGCTCGGCTCGGCCCTCATCTACGCGGTCGGCGTGCCGTACCTGGCCCTCGCCACCGGCATGACCCTCGGCCAGGCCGTCGCCGCCGGCCTCACGCCGTTCCTCATCGGCGACGCCCTCAAGGCCGCGCTCGCCATGGGCGCCCTGCCGGCCGCCTGGAAGCTCGTCGGCCGCAAGGGCTGA
- a CDS encoding amino acid permease has translation MHDSLAPEPEPLSHGLKQRHLTMLGLGGVIGAGLFVGSGAGIAVAGPGIVVSYLIAGALAMLVMRMLGEMSAAMPASGAFSVHAERALGRWAGFSVGWLYWFLLVVVLAVEATGAARIAHGWVPGVPQWGWVLIFMIVFTLANLAAVKNFGEFEFWFAALKVGAIVLFLVLGVLAIVGWLPDTDPVGLANLTGQGGFLPNGWSGVVSGVLAVVFAFGGLEVVTIAAAESDDPARNVARAVRSAVWRILLFYVGSMLAIVTLLPWTSMKPGESPYVAVLDSIGVPAAGQIMNVVVFVALLSALNANLYGSSRMVFSLAERGEAPKGLLRITGGGVPRRAVLASVAFGFVSVLLNLKWPDSVFLYMLNAVGAVLLFVWALIAVSQLRLRRRIEREAPETLTLRMWGFPWLTWVALAAMGAVLVLMLNDDGARPQVLWSAGATGVVLLVAWVRELRMSSTKRN, from the coding sequence ATGCACGACTCCCTCGCCCCCGAACCGGAGCCCCTCTCCCACGGCCTGAAGCAGCGTCATCTGACGATGCTGGGGCTCGGCGGGGTCATCGGCGCCGGGCTCTTCGTCGGCTCGGGCGCCGGCATCGCCGTCGCCGGGCCGGGCATCGTGGTCTCGTATCTGATCGCCGGCGCGCTGGCGATGCTGGTCATGCGGATGCTCGGCGAGATGTCGGCGGCGATGCCCGCCTCGGGCGCGTTCTCGGTGCACGCGGAGCGGGCGCTCGGCCGCTGGGCGGGGTTCTCGGTGGGCTGGCTGTACTGGTTCCTGCTCGTCGTGGTCCTCGCCGTGGAGGCGACGGGCGCGGCGCGGATCGCGCACGGCTGGGTGCCGGGGGTGCCGCAGTGGGGCTGGGTGCTGATCTTCATGATCGTGTTCACCCTCGCCAACCTGGCGGCGGTGAAGAACTTCGGCGAGTTCGAGTTCTGGTTCGCGGCGCTCAAGGTCGGCGCGATCGTGCTCTTCCTCGTCCTGGGTGTGCTCGCGATCGTCGGGTGGCTGCCCGACACGGACCCCGTGGGTCTCGCGAACCTGACCGGGCAGGGCGGTTTCCTGCCCAACGGCTGGTCCGGCGTGGTCTCGGGCGTGCTCGCCGTCGTCTTCGCCTTCGGCGGTCTCGAGGTCGTCACGATCGCGGCGGCCGAGTCCGACGACCCGGCGCGGAACGTGGCGCGGGCGGTGCGCAGCGCGGTCTGGCGGATCCTCCTCTTCTACGTGGGCTCGATGCTCGCCATCGTGACCCTCCTGCCGTGGACCTCGATGAAGCCGGGCGAGTCGCCGTACGTGGCGGTCCTGGACTCGATCGGGGTGCCGGCGGCGGGCCAGATCATGAACGTGGTGGTGTTCGTGGCGCTGCTCTCGGCGCTCAACGCCAACCTGTACGGCTCGTCCCGGATGGTGTTCTCGCTCGCGGAGCGCGGGGAGGCGCCGAAGGGGCTGCTCAGGATCACCGGCGGCGGGGTGCCGCGCCGGGCGGTGCTCGCCTCGGTGGCCTTCGGCTTCGTCTCCGTCCTGCTCAATCTGAAGTGGCCGGATTCCGTCTTCCTCTACATGCTGAACGCGGTCGGGGCGGTGCTCCTCTTCGTCTGGGCGCTGATCGCGGTCTCCCAGCTGCGGCTGCGGCGCCGGATCGAGCGGGAGGCGCCCGAGACCCTGACGCTGAGGATGTGGGGCTTCCCGTGGCTGACCTGGGTGGCGCTGGCCGCGATGGGCGCGGTGCTCGTCCTGATGCTCAACGACGACGGGGCGCGGCCGCAGGTGCTGTGGTCGGCGGGGGCGACCGGCGTGGTGCTGCTCGTGGCGTGGGTGCGGGAGCTCCGCATGTCCTCAACAAAGCGGAACTGA
- a CDS encoding amino acid permease gives MSRTTAPAPADRKDGATAPAEGLSRGLKQRHLSMIALGGVIGAGLFVGSGAGIAAAGPSIVIAYAISGVLVMLVMRMLGEMSAANPASGSFSVHAERAFGSWAGFTSGWAFWFLLCVAVGLEGIGAAKIMTGWFPGSPEWAWVALFMLVFCVSNLAAVKNFGEFEFWFAALKVGAIVLFLGIGVLAIVGVLPGTDSPGTANLSGAGGFFPHGSEGLIVGLLASVFAYGGLETVTIAAAESEHPVQGVAKAVRTAMWRIALFYIGSMAVIVTLVPWDDKAVVEKGPYVAALDHLGIPAAGQIMNVVVLVALLSAMNANIYGASRMAGSLVARGQGPKALGKLYGGVPRPAVLVSCVVGFGCVLLSYWSPDKAFIWLLNTIGAIILVVWFFIAAAQLVLRRRTEREAPEKLVVRMWAFPVLTWVALAGMAAIFVLMAREEGTRVQLYWTGALTLVLAVIGFVRQKAAAGRAS, from the coding sequence ATGTCTCGGACCACCGCGCCCGCGCCGGCCGACCGCAAGGACGGCGCGACCGCACCTGCCGAGGGCCTCTCACGCGGCCTCAAGCAGCGCCATCTCTCGATGATCGCCCTCGGCGGGGTCATCGGCGCCGGGCTCTTCGTCGGCTCCGGCGCCGGCATCGCCGCCGCCGGGCCGTCGATCGTGATCGCCTACGCGATATCCGGCGTCCTCGTGATGCTCGTGATGCGGATGCTCGGCGAGATGTCGGCCGCGAACCCCGCCTCCGGCTCCTTCTCCGTCCACGCCGAGCGCGCCTTCGGCTCCTGGGCCGGCTTCACCTCGGGCTGGGCCTTCTGGTTCCTGCTCTGCGTCGCCGTCGGCCTGGAGGGCATCGGCGCCGCGAAGATCATGACCGGCTGGTTCCCCGGCAGCCCCGAGTGGGCCTGGGTCGCGCTCTTCATGCTGGTCTTCTGCGTCAGCAACCTGGCGGCCGTGAAGAACTTCGGCGAGTTCGAGTTCTGGTTCGCCGCGCTCAAGGTCGGCGCGATCGTCCTCTTCCTCGGCATCGGCGTCCTCGCGATCGTCGGCGTCCTGCCCGGCACGGACTCCCCCGGCACCGCGAACCTCAGCGGCGCGGGCGGCTTCTTCCCGCACGGCTCCGAGGGCCTCATCGTGGGTCTGCTGGCCTCCGTCTTCGCGTACGGCGGCCTGGAGACGGTCACCATCGCGGCGGCCGAGTCGGAGCACCCGGTGCAGGGCGTCGCCAAGGCCGTCCGTACGGCGATGTGGCGGATCGCGCTCTTCTACATCGGCTCGATGGCGGTCATCGTCACCCTCGTCCCCTGGGACGACAAGGCGGTCGTCGAGAAGGGCCCGTACGTCGCCGCCCTCGACCACCTGGGCATCCCGGCGGCCGGCCAGATCATGAACGTGGTCGTCCTCGTCGCCCTGCTCTCCGCGATGAACGCCAACATCTACGGCGCCTCCCGGATGGCCGGCTCGCTGGTCGCCCGCGGCCAGGGCCCGAAGGCGCTCGGCAAGCTGTACGGCGGGGTCCCGCGCCCGGCCGTGCTCGTCTCCTGCGTCGTCGGCTTCGGCTGTGTGCTGCTGAGCTACTGGTCGCCGGACAAGGCCTTCATCTGGCTGCTCAACACCATCGGCGCGATCATCCTGGTCGTCTGGTTCTTCATCGCCGCCGCGCAGCTGGTGCTGCGCCGCCGCACCGAGCGCGAGGCGCCCGAGAAGCTGGTCGTGCGCATGTGGGCCTTCCCGGTGCTGACCTGGGTGGCGCTGGCCGGCATGGCGGCGATCTTCGTCCTGATGGCGCGCGAGGAGGGCACCCGCGTGCAGCTGTACTGGACGGGCGCGCTGACCCTCGTGCTGGCCGTCATCGGCTTCGTACGCCAGAAGGCGGCGGCCGGACGGGCCTCCTGA
- a CDS encoding superoxide dismutase, with product MAIYTLPELPYDYAALEPVINPQIIELHHDKHHAAYVKGANDTLEQLEEAREKDQWGAINGLEKNLAFHLSGHILHSIYWNNMNSPKDGGGGEPLAADGVGELADAITESFGSFAKFKAQLTKASATTQGSGWGVLAYEPISGRLIVEQVYDHQGNVGQGSVPILVFDAWEHAFYLQYKNQKVDFIEAMWQVVNWQDVNRRYADAKGRTPLIGI from the coding sequence ATGGCGATCTACACACTTCCGGAGCTGCCGTACGACTACGCGGCACTGGAGCCGGTGATCAATCCGCAGATCATCGAGCTGCACCACGACAAGCACCACGCCGCGTACGTCAAGGGTGCGAACGACACCCTGGAGCAGCTGGAAGAGGCGCGCGAGAAGGACCAGTGGGGCGCGATCAACGGCCTGGAGAAGAACCTCGCGTTCCATCTCTCCGGCCACATCCTGCACTCGATCTACTGGAACAACATGAACAGCCCGAAGGACGGCGGCGGCGGCGAGCCGCTCGCCGCCGACGGCGTCGGTGAGCTCGCGGACGCGATCACCGAGTCCTTCGGCTCCTTCGCGAAGTTCAAGGCCCAGCTGACCAAGGCCTCCGCGACCACCCAGGGCTCCGGCTGGGGCGTCCTCGCGTACGAGCCGATCAGCGGCCGGCTCATCGTCGAGCAGGTCTACGACCACCAGGGCAACGTCGGGCAGGGTTCGGTCCCGATCCTGGTCTTCGACGCCTGGGAGCACGCCTTCTACCTGCAGTACAAGAACCAGAAGGTCGACTTCATCGAGGCCATGTGGCAGGTCGTCAACTGGCAGGACGTGAACAGGCGCTACGCCGACGCCAAGGGGCGCACCCCGCTCATCGGCATCTGA